The following are from one region of the Streptomyces tuirus genome:
- a CDS encoding putative cobaltochelatase — protein sequence MSTPFPFTAVVGQDDLRLALLLNAVSPAVGGVLVRGEKGTAKSTAVRALSALMPTLDVVSGCRFSCDPGSPDPGCPDGPHEPGAFETRAARMVELPVGASEDRLVGALDIERALSEGVKAFEPGLLADAHRGILYVDEVNLLHDHLVDLLLDAAAMGASYVEREGVSVRHAARFLLVGTMNPEEGELRPQLLDRFGLTVEVAASREPDQRVEVVRRRLAYDDDPGAFAARWAEEEAAVRARIVAARELLPSVRLGDGALRQIAATCAAFEVDGMRADIVMARTATALAAWAGRTDVLAEDVRQAALLALPHRRRRNPFDAPGLDEDKLDETLEEFGGSDDEDPDPDPGPDGPGGGGGQPEPDDAPQGGDDTAARPEAGEGGQPQPSGAGEQSAVRASEPFRTKVLSVPGIGEGAAGRRSRARTEHGRTTGARRPRGALTKLHLAATVQAAAPHQRARGRSGPGLVVRRDDLRQATREGREGNLVLFVVDASGSMAARQRMSAVKGAVLSLLLDAYQRRDKVGLVTFRGTDAEVALPPTSSVDAAAARLETLPTGGRTPLAAGLLRAHDVLRVERLRDPARRPLVVLVTDGRATGGPEPVALAGRAARLFAADGVASVVVDCESGPVRLGLAGQLAGELGGTAVTLDELRADSIAGLVKDVQRRAA from the coding sequence GTGAGCACCCCCTTTCCGTTCACGGCCGTCGTCGGCCAGGACGACCTGCGGCTCGCACTGCTGCTGAACGCCGTGTCCCCGGCGGTCGGCGGTGTGCTGGTGCGCGGCGAGAAGGGCACAGCGAAGTCCACGGCGGTGCGTGCGCTGTCGGCGCTCATGCCGACGCTGGACGTCGTCTCCGGCTGCCGCTTCTCCTGCGACCCCGGCTCCCCCGACCCCGGCTGCCCGGACGGGCCGCACGAGCCGGGGGCGTTCGAGACCCGGGCCGCGCGCATGGTCGAACTGCCCGTCGGCGCCTCCGAGGACCGGCTGGTCGGCGCGCTGGACATCGAGCGGGCGCTCTCGGAGGGCGTGAAGGCCTTCGAGCCGGGCCTGCTGGCCGACGCGCACCGCGGGATCCTCTACGTCGACGAGGTCAATCTCCTCCACGACCACCTGGTGGACCTGCTGCTGGACGCGGCCGCGATGGGCGCCTCGTACGTCGAGCGCGAGGGCGTCTCCGTGCGGCACGCGGCCCGTTTCCTGCTCGTCGGCACCATGAACCCCGAAGAGGGCGAGCTGCGGCCGCAGTTGCTCGACCGGTTCGGGCTGACCGTGGAGGTCGCGGCCTCCCGGGAGCCGGACCAGCGGGTGGAGGTCGTCAGGCGGCGGCTGGCCTACGACGACGACCCGGGCGCCTTCGCCGCGCGCTGGGCCGAGGAGGAGGCCGCCGTGCGGGCGCGGATCGTCGCCGCGCGGGAGCTGCTGCCGTCCGTGCGGCTGGGCGACGGGGCGCTGCGGCAGATCGCGGCGACCTGTGCGGCCTTCGAGGTGGACGGCATGCGCGCCGACATCGTGATGGCGCGCACCGCCACCGCGCTGGCGGCCTGGGCCGGGCGCACGGACGTGCTCGCCGAGGACGTCCGGCAGGCGGCGCTGCTCGCGCTGCCGCACCGGCGGCGGCGCAACCCCTTCGACGCGCCGGGCCTCGACGAGGACAAGCTCGACGAGACCCTGGAGGAGTTCGGCGGCTCGGACGACGAGGACCCGGATCCGGACCCCGGCCCGGACGGGCCCGGCGGGGGCGGCGGACAGCCGGAACCCGACGACGCGCCCCAGGGCGGCGACGACACCGCGGCCCGGCCCGAGGCCGGCGAGGGCGGGCAGCCGCAGCCTTCGGGCGCCGGCGAGCAGTCGGCCGTCCGGGCGTCGGAGCCGTTCCGCACGAAGGTGCTGAGCGTGCCCGGCATCGGCGAGGGTGCCGCCGGGCGGCGCTCGCGGGCGCGCACCGAGCACGGGCGGACGACCGGGGCCCGGCGGCCCCGGGGCGCGCTCACCAAGCTGCACCTGGCGGCGACGGTGCAGGCGGCGGCCCCGCACCAGCGGGCGCGCGGACGGTCCGGGCCGGGCCTGGTGGTGCGCCGGGACGATCTGCGGCAGGCCACCCGCGAGGGGCGCGAGGGCAATCTCGTGCTGTTCGTCGTGGACGCCTCCGGGTCGATGGCGGCACGGCAGCGGATGAGCGCCGTCAAGGGCGCCGTGCTGTCGCTGCTGCTGGACGCCTACCAGCGGCGCGACAAGGTGGGTCTGGTGACCTTCCGCGGTACGGACGCCGAGGTGGCACTGCCGCCGACCTCGTCGGTGGACGCGGCGGCGGCCCGGCTGGAGACGCTGCCGACGGGCGGGCGGACACCGCTCGCCGCGGGGCTGCTGCGCGCCCACGACGTGCTGCGCGTGGAGCGGCTGCGCGATCCGGCGCGGCGGCCGCTGGTCGTGCTGGTGACGGACGGGCGCGCCACCGGAGGCCCCGAGCCGGTCGCCCTGGCCGGGCGTGCGGCGCGGCTGTTCGCGGCCGACGGTGTCGCCTCGGTCGTCGTGGACTGCGAGTCGGGGCCGGTGCGGCTCGGGCTCGCCGGGCAGCTCGCGGGCGAGCTGGGCGGTACCGCCGTGACATTGGACGAGCTGCGCGCGGACAGCATCGCCGGGCTCGTGAAGGACGTGCAGAGGAGGGCCGCGTAA
- the cobO gene encoding cob(I)yrinic acid a,c-diamide adenosyltransferase, with product MPQGQPSVVPDDGLTTRQRRNRPLVVVHTGIGKGKSTAAFGLALRAWNQGWPIGVFQFVKSAKWKVGEENALRVLGASGEGGSVDWHKMGEGWSWVQRDAQMDNEEKAREGWEQVKRDLAAETYKLYVLDEFAYPMHWGWVDTDEVISVLRDRPGTQHVVITGRNAPSKLVDFADLVTDMSKVKHPMDAGQKGQRGIEW from the coding sequence ATGCCGCAGGGACAGCCGAGTGTGGTGCCGGACGACGGACTGACGACCCGCCAGCGGCGGAACCGGCCGCTGGTCGTCGTCCACACGGGCATCGGCAAGGGCAAGTCCACCGCCGCCTTCGGGCTCGCGCTGCGGGCCTGGAACCAGGGGTGGCCGATCGGGGTGTTCCAGTTCGTCAAGTCGGCGAAGTGGAAGGTCGGCGAGGAGAACGCGCTGCGGGTGCTGGGCGCCTCCGGCGAGGGCGGGTCCGTCGACTGGCACAAGATGGGCGAGGGCTGGTCCTGGGTGCAGCGCGACGCCCAGATGGACAACGAGGAGAAGGCCCGGGAGGGCTGGGAGCAGGTCAAGCGGGACCTGGCGGCCGAGACGTACAAGCTGTACGTGCTCGACGAGTTCGCGTACCCGATGCACTGGGGGTGGGTGGACACGGACGAGGTGATCTCCGTGCTGCGGGACCGGCCTGGGACGCAGCATGTCGTGATCACCGGGCGGAACGCGCCCTCGAAGCTCGTGGACTTCGCCGACCTCGTGACCGACATGTCCAAGGTCAAGCATCCGATGGACGCGGGCCAGAAGGGCCAGAGGGGCATCGAGTGGTGA
- a CDS encoding cobyrinate a,c-diamide synthase yields the protein MSASVPRLVIAAPSSGSGKTTVATGLMAAFAARGLAVSPHKVGPDYIDPGYHALATGRVGRNLDAYLCGPELVGPLFLHGAQGCDIAVVEGVMGLYDGAAGEGELASTAHVAKLLGAPVVLVVDASSQSRSVAALVHGFASWDPEVRVGGVILNKVASDRHEELLREALEQAGVPVLGALRRAAQVSTPSRHLGLVPVAERQGAAVEAVAAMAAQVVDGCDLGALEALARAAGPVPGGSAPWTPASPTHHPTRSDEADQQRAPVVAVAGGPAFTFSYAEHTELLTAAGADVVTFDPLRDEELPEETAGLVIGGGFPEVYASELSANEPLRKAVSTLAERGAPVAAECAGLLYLCRELGGLPMCGVLDASARMTERLTLGYRDAVAVGDSVLAAAGTRMRGHEFHRTVVEPGSGAEPAWGVRGPRPRVEGFVERGVHASYLHTHWASEPGVARRFVERCRTS from the coding sequence GTGAGTGCTTCCGTCCCTCGGCTGGTCATCGCCGCGCCCTCCTCGGGCAGCGGCAAGACCACCGTCGCCACGGGGTTGATGGCCGCGTTCGCCGCGCGGGGGCTCGCCGTGTCCCCGCACAAGGTCGGGCCGGACTACATCGACCCCGGGTACCACGCGCTCGCGACCGGGCGGGTGGGGCGGAACCTCGACGCGTACCTGTGCGGGCCCGAGCTGGTCGGGCCGCTGTTCCTGCACGGGGCACAAGGGTGTGACATCGCCGTCGTCGAGGGTGTGATGGGGCTGTACGACGGGGCCGCGGGCGAGGGGGAACTCGCGTCCACGGCTCATGTCGCGAAGCTGCTCGGGGCTCCGGTGGTGCTGGTCGTGGACGCGTCGTCGCAGTCGCGGTCGGTGGCGGCGCTGGTGCACGGGTTCGCGTCGTGGGACCCGGAGGTGCGGGTCGGGGGCGTCATCCTCAACAAGGTCGCCTCGGACCGGCACGAGGAGTTGTTGCGGGAGGCGCTGGAGCAGGCGGGGGTGCCGGTGCTGGGCGCCTTGCGGCGGGCTGCGCAGGTGTCCACGCCTTCTCGGCATCTCGGTCTGGTTCCTGTAGCCGAACGGCAGGGTGCGGCGGTCGAAGCCGTCGCTGCGATGGCCGCGCAGGTCGTGGACGGTTGTGATCTGGGGGCGTTGGAAGCCCTGGCACGTGCAGCCGGTCCCGTACCAGGGGGCTCCGCCCCCTGGACCCCCGCCTCGCCCACCCACCACCCGACGCGGTCGGATGAAGCGGATCAGCAGCGCGCGCCCGTCGTCGCCGTTGCCGGTGGGCCTGCCTTCACCTTCTCCTACGCCGAACACACCGAACTGCTCACCGCCGCCGGTGCCGACGTCGTCACCTTCGACCCCCTGCGGGACGAGGAACTGCCCGAAGAGACCGCCGGGTTGGTGATCGGGGGTGGGTTTCCCGAGGTGTACGCCTCGGAGCTGTCGGCCAACGAGCCCCTGCGCAAGGCCGTTTCCACCCTTGCGGAGCGTGGCGCTCCCGTCGCCGCCGAGTGTGCCGGGCTGCTGTATCTGTGCCGGGAGCTGGGCGGGCTGCCGATGTGCGGGGTGCTGGACGCCTCGGCGCGGATGACCGAGCGGCTCACGCTGGGCTACCGGGACGCCGTGGCTGTGGGCGACAGTGTGCTCGCGGCGGCCGGGACACGGATGCGGGGGCACGAGTTCCACCGGACCGTCGTGGAGCCCGGCTCGGGGGCGGAGCCCGCCTGGGGGGTCCGCGGCCCCCGGCCGCGGGTCGAAGGTTTCGTGG